ATGTatttaaatatacaaaaaaaattattaatcaataataaaataaaatatcacttttttaaaaaatagataaacAAAACAATAAATGTAACTGAGAAAGAAGGATAGGTTTTAGTAAGATGCAATCAAGTAGCATGTGCAAATGTTCTAGCTTATCTATTTATTGGCAAGGTAATATAAATGCAACCATTATGTCTTgtaacaaaaataaagaaaatgataaaacaaaaataaagttgAAATTGAaatgtaacaaaaaaaaaaaattatatatttatatatataaatatatatgaaataAGCACCTGGAGAGGAGGACACCCACTTGCTTATCCATTTTTATATATAGTATATAGATATACTACTTTACCTATGTGTTGTGGTTAAATATCCATTTACATTCTTGTAGTTTCAATAATACCAAATTATTGTCTTGTATATTACCCAACAATAGAAAATACTCCCTAAACAAATTTTTGagcaaaattaattttaataggACAATAataccattatttatttatttgagattatttttatatttttaaatattctataaaaatctttaaaataaTTTACGTAAgtgaaaaattattttaattttcgaCATAAATTTTTATCATTCAAGTATTTTAAAGCAATTATTTGTTAAAAAATAATCAAGACTctactctcttttttttttatctaaaacaattaatttctttaaaagtttgtttaaaaaatTGTATCAcaaagtaaaaaataaaataagaaatattGTAGATTTTTACAATATGTTAAAAAaggattaaaaaaataaaaataaatgaggggtattattgttttattaaaattatttttgatAATTTCTTTTCAAGGGGGgtattttgtattattttgtgaAACATAAAAGTAATGTGGTATTATTGAAACTATACAAGTGCATTAAAGTCCTAATTTTCTTCAATAGCATGTAATAATTTGGTATTATTGAAACTAGGTAATGATGTTTTAGATAAACGAACCAATTACAGTTAAAAAAAATCAGTGTCACTTTGAAAAAAAAGTATAAGTGGATATTTAAGCAAAACACAGTAAAATAATACATACCTTATATTATTATTCAAGTTTGGCACAAAtggattaatatttttttcaaaaaaatttaatgtATCAAAATTACATTGATATTTCTGAGACAAAAATATTTACATTATtccatgcaacaaatatatatttaaataaaaatatttttattaaacaaCACCTAATTATTGAACTTGAAACAAAACACATCGCTCagatttcttattttttttatatatatataatatatacataaattacAGTAAATACAAATACTAATAATTCAGGTACTTTCATTTCTAAAAAGGAGTATGTCTGTTCAAAGATGAATAGCAAGAGGGAGCTTCCACGATCTTACTTAGAttctttagaaagaaaaaaaaaagcatactTATTATTTGaagtgtttttttttcatatataaaatatttaaaatgaaatgTTCATTCCGAAAAAAAAAAGTTCGAGTGTGTACAGCACCAATTTAAGGTCAAACATAAGCCATGATTAGTTCATATATATAACTGAGAAAATCTAAACAAGatgtgtatatataaatatatataaatggagTGAGAGAATCTAATCAGTTTTTAAAGTTCCATATTTGGAATTGGTTACCACGTTTGAGGCAACAATTATAGAAAAATCTAACCCTCCTGTTGACTCAACTTTCCAATGATCAATACCTAAACTATAATATTAAGGTCACTACCCTACCCTGTCTGCCTACATTTCAGCCAATGAAGTTTCTATTATGTTTCTTTAATTTAgccaaacaacaaaaaaaaaaccactTGAAATTATATCTTCCTCTACTAGAAGATAAATGCTTAAtttccaagaaaaaaaaatacctaACAACTTAAAAGATTTCCCTTTACAGATGAGATTTGTAGATATAATGCTATGAAAAAACAAACAAGATATGGATGGATAAGATTTCCATTATGCAACTCTACCAAACCCCATCACTCCAATCCTCCAAATCATGAAAATGATTAGGAATCTTTTGGGTCTCAAATTAAAATTACTAGCTTTGATCACAAGATTTAGAATAATACTGTCATATATAGCTTTAAGTTTAGTGCAATACAAACGCAACTTCTCATTTTCTGAAATAGTGTTTGGAAAGATGTTTTCTTCTCAGACTAAGCcattagctatatatatatatataaaaacgaAAGCAACAAGACAACATTATTGAAACTTGTTTTTAAATTCACTTTCCAAATGCAGACTTTTCAaaacattatttaatatatatatatatatatattaaaaaaatcatttttatgaTAGACATCGAAAGCTTCTTGAAAAATACATGAACTTCTTAATTTTGAATCTTTTTTGTTGTCTTTTAGAAACCaagtttagattttttttttcttttccaacTTTCCCCTTGAAAATCTCTATTTTGCAAATATCTTAATCCTACCTCTCAATTTAAATAACAAAATATATCACATAAGAGTTGTTTggtaatacttaaaaaaatagcttttatttaattaattaaaaatttgaaaataaaacataaaatcgTAGTtggtaattctatttttatttattattttttaaaattttaattaaaattcattaaattttgaaaataaaaaatttatactttcaaaattttttaaatTGTCTTCGACTTTTCATTGTTTTTATCTTCTTCAAATTAAcatctcattttatattgttaaagaaaaaaaaaaaattatcaaacgaatttattattttttattttaaaaaaacaaaacaattaccaaatatatttttatttttttaaaataaataaacaaaaataaaaataatatttctatttttatatttaaaaaattcaaaaacaaaatttttacaaAACACAACCTATAATATTAACTCTCATTAAAGTTTATGTCAGCCCATTAATGCCTAAGGTTCTGAGCTGCATCAGTACAATAACTATTTGTTGAAATACATATTTATTTGGTAACTGCTCACTTTtcatattaatttataaaaaatagcTATAAAGTATTATTTGATTAATTTTCACCCATTTTTAAAGGTGAACTTACCAGACTATCATCATCTTATTGCACTTCAAAAACCTCTCATTTCATGATGGTTTGAGTGGGTATAACTAaaagtttgttaaaaaaaatttgggTATATATTCAAACATTTTAAAATGTGACTAAAAGTTTTAAGGGATTTTTGTAAATTGGCAAGTAATTTGcacattttgcatcagcacaatGGTGATGGGCCTTGTGGAATGGGGTTTTGGGCTTGGAGGAGAATAGCCTAAATTGTCTTACCCTTTTGCAAAATAtccttatttttttaaaataaaaaaatagtaattattatacttattattatgtaaataattataataatgtaTACCCCAGTACTCcactatacaaatatatataccaCAAATACttatttaagttttatttaaaCATTTTGTATAGTGGTATACATTTTTACATATTTTTAGCTAAGGtacttataattatatttataatgtGATGTATACCTCATGATCCACCAACCAAACATAGTCTACACCCTACAtagacattatatatatatatatgtttttttattttataaataatgtaagataaaataataattaaaataaagagaATATACTTTTGATATTTAGGATAATAGTTTGATgatgaaaaaaataatttaaaaatgagatttttacataaaatacttaattttgctaaaaaattatattttttacggtttaatatatttttctttaatttatacagttttaaggaaatttttacGGTTTTGTCTtctttttttgtgttgtttttaggtTTTTGTTTTGTTGGTGTTTAGTTGTTCTGATATAtattgttttttgtatttttttttaatttatttcgaGTTGATGTAGTGAATTGTTTTCAAGTTGTTTTTTCTGaagataatattttttaaaacttgagtacttattattattatttttttaaaaagtaaaagaatatgtatttaagaaaaaaatattaatttataagggaaatttcactatttatACTTAATAGTgtctaatattactaaaaaaatcctaaaactattaatcttttcaatttgatgctaaaTATTCATCTTATACCCAAAATACACATCCCACTATATCAAGAATCCTAAAACCTTCTCTtcatctctcttctctctctctctctctcattctcacgaAATCCTCCCTAAAACCCACAgatttgtatgattttcttgTTGAATTCGTTGTTAGTcatctccattgtctctgtgaaatcgccaatatcaaaggcaacattcattttgaggatttttggaggagaaaaatcaTGGGTAAGAAGATTGTTCATTTATGTGCTAGGTAttgtttgtttatatttttttttttggctatttcgaacagatctgagcctatattggtgtgttTTGTGGGTTTGTTAGAGAGATTTCGCGATATGCATTTTTCTGGATTTTCTACAATTTttttgctcgataggagctcgataagagatcgatggtatgtagaagaaggttcTTTTATGAGCTCGATGATGCTCGATATAgttcgattatagctcgatagttttaggctttgttgctcgattgtgctcgatggtaactcgataagggttcgattggaccctagaATATTTGGTTTAGTAGTTTTCTTGATATGTGCTCGATAGAGGCTTAATAATTGGCGGATGGGTATATAATGTTAATAGTTCGATGATGCTCGATTGTGGCTCGATGGTGAATACTCGATAATGCTTGATAGGGGTTCGATGAAGGTTTTGGTTAGGTTTATGTTCGATTTAAGAACTTTTAGCTCAATAAGGTCTCGATGAGAGCTCGATGGTAACTTGATAGAGTTCGATTGCAGCTCAATAAAgctcaataattttattttttcatgaCTTTGTGAAAAATTGACAGTTTCTTTTTTAACaagttctatgtttttttttttccaacacaagtttcattgtctacgtttttgtatcctacaatggtgtttgggaattacaagggaataagtggattttcaaggaccctcaatgcatggtgatacaTATGGAGGATaatgtaacgtacttgcaacttcttgacatattgcacaaggaacttaaagttgataaacataTGTATGAGTttaaattggaggttccttacacatgcggAGACAAACCGTTTACActcgttcatgttgaaagtgatcttggtgtccgtgcattcttaggagtaacatctaaagaaatgtgttatccctaaaaaatacaaggatgacgtggcgaatgagaatgagacacgtgacatcaccaatcagggaaaaatgacaaagtattgagaaaagaccgacaggTAAAatagataggtccaggacctaggaaagtcgaccaagcctaaactcctaggggtggtcggcctgacccctacccagAGGTAGTCGACCCCAGCATGCACAAGGATCCCTAGGGGTGATCGGCCTGACCGCAAATCCTAGGGTAGTCGACCCCAATctgcccaaggacccctaggggcagtcggcctgacctcaacccctagggtggtcggcctaagcaggcccaagagccaccTGGGTGGTCAGCCCACCCTATCTCTCATGGGGTGGgtggcctaaacccccaagtacacttcattgagaaataatcactctcgttcaaactgagatcagtaggcctagcaccccgaagatcaacaagcctagcacctagaggatcaacaggtccagcacccagaaggttGAAAGTCCAACACCCAAGCGTTAGTCATCGGGcatagcacctaagtctcatataccgacagagacttaacatttacccagaagtttcaatcgtgcattgtctaccacgatctaaagaaacaacgagaagacccacgatctcatgatcatggggaggtggacacgtatcacaactacctgataatcgtgtgccAAACCACAATCCCAGTATGACTGgacatgtaacagcccctgggtactataaataaaggacccagggctttaTTTAAATGGACTCTCTTTTATGGATTTGTTCTCTTTCtctggaattttgggagaaaaatcttaCTGACGAGTGAACTCACCAATTTgtacttgtaattgtcgagtgacttaatactaaaagctaagtggattaggttattactgttcacctgaacagggctgaaccactataaaattcctgtgtgcttatttaagataatcgtactctatcatttatttcgttcaaaaggtgtcgtatattgtacatacaaccgttggccaatttcacaggtcaacacaaggttagccttgtgtgtcactcctatTAAGAAGATTTTCATTGGAGCTCCATATTCCACTCCCGGTCCCAGTGTTAATAAAGTTCATGGTGAGGTGGACATTTTTGTTCTAGAAAGAGATCTTGTGGGAGATATTGCTAGACATGAGGGAGCAACCAGTACTTTAGGAggtcctattggtgacctgagggacaaccagtatgagtacgacccctatgtgaatgatgatctaGTAGATGAACATAATGAGGACTCAGGGTACGATTCAGAGGCATATTGTAGTGCAGAAGTGTCGATTGACATGTTTGATGATTTGCAAGTCGAACAAGTACAAGAACAGCCAGTACGTCCTATTGCACGGGATAACCCACCAAGTCAAAGACGTCGAACATCTAGCACCAACTCTAGTCGTTCTAGTGGAatagaatataacaatacagggaacgttccaatatgttcaacagaagatcacagaagatagagtgctcccatgtttacaaaagaagatatcatggcCTCAGGTCGATCTGAAACACCCTCATCTGGTGTACCATTGGAAGAACTACACCTTGGGAAGAATTTTAAGAACAAGATGgatttgaaaaccaaagcatctctcttcgcaatgaagaaattttgagtttatggttaagaagtcttgcactgatgtgttgtatatcacctgcaaggatcctgattgtggttggagaataaagGGTAAAAAAGTAGCGTGATCGAAGATGTTTGAGATCAcagtttataatagtgtacatacttgcttACTAGAATTGCGACATAAAGACCTCCATCATGCAACACCTtgggtcattgggcaccttatcaagaacaaatatgctactgaagCACTAGTTACCCGATAAACAACATAAATGAgaatatgaagaataattttgggatcgatatgagttatctgaaggcttggagatgcagagagaagacactcagttatgtcagggggacacctgaagaactgtactccaagttaccttcttacttgtaCATGTTGCAGCAAAAGTGACCAGCTACAATAACTGATTGTGTCACAGAGgacggtcgctttctttactgtttcttctcacttggagtttgtagaaggggatttacatcatgtcatcctgttatatgtgtgaacgacactttcttgaagtcaaggtaTGGTGGTCACTTGCTGTGTGTTAttgcattggatgcgaataaccacatttatccaattgcattcgcgattgtggacagtgagaatcataattcttggaagtatttcatgatgaaattgaaggaagccattggagttgttgataatctggcTTTTGTATCAAACAGGCATgttagcattattcatgctcttgagttagTCTTCCCTAATGCCTACCATGGTGCAttctaccatcacataagtatgaatgtaatcgctaagttcaagactgatcactgtcacaaggagatgtggaatgcggcatatgcatttcggaagtcaaaatttcacaagttcttcaacaatataaagcaaatggatcctgccatagctcaatatcttGAGGGTATTAGCTTCAAGAAGTGAACTTgtgcttactttcctgggaatcgatataatgtaatgacaagcaactacgccgaaagcttcaacaacaaaaccagagacgcaagaaccttcccagtcactacttttgtggaattcatttgTTTCATAATTCAGTCTTGGTTTGCTGCGCatcgtgaggaggtagagaagtgcacgtccaaattagcaacaatatatgagaaagatgtctcaggcattgcggatgatgcaaggtacttgaaagtccaccCTCTTGGACAatttgaatttcatgtggtagacccagaaggtggtggtgaggtgaatttgatgaccaaatcatgctcctaTGGCatgtttcaaataatgggttacccttgtgcTCATGGTGTGGCTGCAGCCATCCTGCGCGGTGTTCCCCATATTACACTACTaagatgtggagggagtcttactaagaaacaatttacccattGTGTTCCCCATATTACACTACTaagatgtggagggagtcttactAAGAAAAAATTTACCCAACAGACAAcaaggatgattgggaagttcccgagaacatagagaaaatgcaagttggggttcccgttgaGAAACAACCAGTTTGCTGGGCGAAGAAGAaaaaggtgggaagaaggaagacaagcCGCACTCCATCAAATGGCGAAATCATTCGCAAAGAGCGCAAGTGTagtatgtgtggtggtcttggccacaacaagGCTACATGCAAAGCCAGGCTATAAACtttttttcccatttggacttgctGTATTAATAACTTAGcttgttttcccttcttttttcttttatttttcttaaaagttatgttaagcTCGATGCAAACTCTATGGGTTCGATTGTAGCTCGACATGAACTCGATGTTAACTCGATAATAGGGTTGTTAACTTAGATTCTAAGCTGACTTCAAATCTTAGCTCGTTATTAATTCAATAATGGTTTGATatagctcgatattagttcgataatgattcaatatggcttgatattagttcgataacagCTAGATAatggatatgaaaatgatatttcCTGATTAAAGCTtgatattagttcgataacagTTCGATAATAGTTTGATATTGTTCGATATAGCTCGAGAACAGTCACatgaaagttacaaaaaaatgtaaacaaccgaacccaaaaacaaaaaattacacatgtaaagaccctgtatatatacaatcatcaaggtaaaaAAAATTGATACCACAAGTttgtggtccacttgttcctgaacacctctATATTTTCCTCGCAGATGGTTTCCAATGAAAGGCCGACCAtgagatgctcaatatgcttgaAAACATACACACCACAATTCCACCTGtaaacaaaatataaacattaagtgtacaatactataattttacttagaaacaaatatagtatgaagatgatgtttgttaccttccCTTTAACTGAGTGAGCTCGTGTTTCATTTTGCGACAccatgtgaactgatgcggcctCTTTCCTACAacaggaatcttcaacatcaagctatcagtgaACAGTTTACTCTGCATCAATAGAGAAGGAAGCAACAAGCACCATGTATTCATAATTTCCTCTAtctttgcgtcactaatcaccgagaTGTCTGAATCATAAATAGTGAGAGTCCAACTAGAAATAGAAGCCTCAATGGCTAACCAATGTTGTTGttcatagttctggcaccaatatacatcctcaactcctccccaagatgctAGAAACTGTTGTTCGATGCtggtcaacatggacataacgtCAGAATCCCACTTGTACTTTTTTTATGGTAATTTTCCTGTACTGATCACATCGGGCatgtatcacttgtgagaaataaatGTTCATAACTACGACATTCTGGCGATATGTCATGGGAAAATACTTGTAACACATACGTGCCAAACCACTCAATCAACTCGGCTAGCACAGGGGTTGAGGCTGGGGCTGGTGGTGGGGCTGAGGCTAGAGCTGTAGCTAGGGCAACAAGAGGGGTGAGACCtacaacctcctcctcctccttcggGACATCATCATCAAATATCTTTGCTGCCTCGGCTACTTGAGAAACTATCTCAACGAATTTCTCAAAAGTCGTATCCTCTTCCTCATCAGCCTCCTCGGGATCTTTGCCAAGCCCGGGATAAAGAGGAAGATCTCCCTctgtcaataataaataatattctttttctgttggtcgaggcttcaacatcggaaggagaatcaactgcaaacaacataaaaaatttggttaacttaaataatcataaaagataagcatatagataaaaataattgtttaatgtcaatcaaatgtaacttacattcttcttcgatAACATCGGTGAGAGGATAGACTTTGTGAAATCCTTGTTCTTTCTATgtgaccaactaagcatcctcgagaccatgtttcccgagctcacaacaaactCTGTTACAAGCTGCTGAATAACCTCATATGCCAAATATTGTAATGtcgggcataaccatacatactgtacttggactcttgctgcaccttggcatccttcttgttctcatagttggccttttgcttcaccatgttCTTCTTACAAGACTGTAAAAGCCTTTCATAAGAGTATTTCCCCATGGATAGTTGAAGAAGTAGTCTAcgtcctcaaccatcttcagaaTATCTTGCCATATATGCAACTTGTCCTCTATGGCATTCAGTTGCCCCTCAACCAACAAACaaagaccaagcttgtacacatcttccgcAACAGTACAAGTCTCGAAAGCATTGTTTACCTATTGTAGTTGTACTTTCTCAACATCATTGAAATACTCTGTTATCAAGCGGTCGCTGAGATTACGCTCctccaactcttctggtgacgggaagCGACTGAAATTCAACCCTGTCACCAGGGAAAACTCTCCCATGCTGAttctacaagacttcgacccctgaaagaaatgcacctcatcttctttATTACTGGAAATTTTCCTCAAAAGCAGCTAATGCACCAAAACTCCTGAGAAATTTAACTccgaagcaaaaaaaaaaaaaagctttattGGGGATTCCTTAACCCTTTCTATCA
This genomic interval from Humulus lupulus chromosome 8, drHumLupu1.1, whole genome shotgun sequence contains the following:
- the LOC133795495 gene encoding uncharacterized protein LOC133795495 is translated as MGEFSLVNNAFETCTVAEDVYKLGLCLLVEGQLNAIEDKLHIWQDILKMVEDVDYFFNYPWGNTLMKGFYKGDLPLYPGLGKDPEEADEEEDTTFEKFVEIVSQVAEAAKIFDDDVPKEEEEVVGLTPLVALATALASAPPPAPASTPVLAELIEWFGTIEQQFLASWGGVEDVYWCQNYEQQHWLAIEASISSWTLTIYDSDISVISDAKIEEIMNTWCLLLPSLLMQSKLFTDSLMLKIPVVGKRPHQFTWCRKMKHELTQLKGRWNCGVYVFKHIEHLMVGLSLETICEENIEVFRNKWTTNLWYQFFLP